The Roseococcus microcysteis genome contains a region encoding:
- a CDS encoding heme ABC transporter ATP-binding protein translates to MIRADNLIVTRGGRRILDLPALSIAPGGVFGILGPNGAGKSTLLRVLAGEMAPDSGRAFLDGRPLGHWRAGDLARRRAVLPQHSTLGFPLRAEEVVALGRLPHAGRAGPQDSVRAAMREAGVAHLHGRNHATLSGGEQQRVQLARVLAQLDGVPPADSVLFLDEPTSALDLPHQHAIMAVAAARARAGATVVAVLHDLNLAARHCGRLLLMAGGRRVAEGRPEEMLTPELVHRAYGFAMRRVPDPQGGDVLLVPA, encoded by the coding sequence ATGATCCGCGCGGACAATCTCATCGTCACGCGGGGCGGGCGGCGCATCCTGGACCTGCCCGCGCTGTCCATCGCCCCGGGCGGCGTCTTCGGCATCCTGGGGCCCAATGGGGCGGGCAAGTCCACCTTGCTGCGCGTGCTGGCGGGCGAGATGGCGCCCGATTCCGGCCGCGCCTTCCTGGATGGCAGGCCGCTCGGCCACTGGCGCGCGGGGGATCTCGCGCGCCGCCGCGCCGTGCTGCCGCAGCATTCCACCCTCGGCTTTCCGCTGCGCGCGGAGGAGGTGGTGGCGCTCGGCCGGCTGCCCCATGCCGGGCGAGCGGGCCCGCAGGACAGTGTCCGCGCCGCGATGCGCGAGGCGGGTGTCGCGCATCTGCACGGCCGCAACCACGCTACCCTCTCGGGCGGCGAGCAGCAGCGCGTGCAGCTGGCCCGCGTGCTGGCGCAACTGGATGGCGTGCCACCGGCCGACAGCGTGCTGTTCCTCGATGAGCCCACCTCGGCGCTCGACCTGCCGCACCAGCACGCCATCATGGCGGTGGCGGCGGCGCGCGCCCGGGCGGGGGCGACGGTGGTGGCCGTGCTGCATGACCTCAACCTCGCCGCGCGCCATTGCGGCCGGCTGCTGTTGATGGCGGGCGGGCGCCGCGTGGCCGAGGGCCGGCCGGAGGAGATGCTGACGCCCGAACTGGTGCACCGCGCCTATGGCTTCGCCATGCGCCGCGTGCCCGACCCGCAGGGGGGTGATGTGCTGCTGGTGCCGGCCTGA
- a CDS encoding LysR family transcriptional regulator, producing the protein MELRDITLFLAAARTLNFTRAAEECGVSQPSLSRAIQRLEHTLGGPLFARERGRTHLTALGRLVLPRLSELAERSAAIRNQAALHHRLQSADLRLGILCSIGPGVFAGFLAAFRSAQPGIDITLHDARPDRLTERLQQGELDAALMPPPAAGAERFSAEPLYEERYMVACAAGHRFAARESITMADMHGETYLLRINCENRETLGAGLTAAGAKLRVACLSEREDWIQGLVAAGMGVCFLPEYSAAQPSLVLRAVEDAPLARRIALVTVPGRRWSAPLTRFIEALRATRLPMAPHTGNEWNPCRPSAGCGPFPTLKLRPAARHGAVKPAA; encoded by the coding sequence ATGGAACTGCGCGACATCACCCTCTTCCTGGCGGCCGCCCGGACGCTGAACTTCACCCGCGCCGCCGAGGAATGCGGCGTCAGCCAGCCCAGCCTCTCACGGGCCATCCAGCGTCTGGAACACACGCTGGGCGGCCCGCTCTTCGCGCGCGAGCGGGGCCGGACGCATCTGACGGCGCTGGGTCGCCTCGTCCTGCCGCGCCTGTCGGAACTGGCCGAGCGCAGCGCCGCCATCCGCAACCAGGCCGCGCTGCACCACCGGCTGCAGAGCGCGGACCTGCGGCTGGGCATCCTGTGCTCCATCGGGCCGGGCGTCTTCGCGGGCTTTCTTGCTGCCTTCCGCTCGGCCCAGCCCGGCATCGACATCACCCTGCATGACGCGCGGCCCGACCGGCTGACCGAGCGGCTGCAGCAGGGCGAACTGGATGCGGCCCTGATGCCCCCGCCGGCCGCCGGTGCCGAGCGCTTCAGCGCCGAGCCGCTCTACGAGGAACGATACATGGTGGCCTGTGCCGCGGGCCACCGCTTCGCCGCGCGCGAGAGCATCACGATGGCCGACATGCATGGAGAGACCTACCTCCTGCGGATCAACTGCGAGAATCGCGAGACGCTGGGTGCCGGGCTGACGGCTGCGGGTGCCAAGCTGCGGGTCGCCTGCCTCAGTGAGCGCGAGGACTGGATCCAGGGGCTGGTGGCGGCGGGCATGGGCGTGTGCTTCCTGCCCGAATACAGCGCGGCCCAGCCGAGCCTCGTGCTGCGCGCGGTGGAGGATGCGCCGTTGGCGCGGCGGATCGCCCTCGTCACGGTGCCGGGGCGGCGCTGGTCGGCGCCGCTGACCCGTTTCATCGAGGCGCTGCGCGCCACCCGCCTGCCGATGGCTCCCCATACGGGAAATGAATGGAATCCATGTCGGCCATCCGCTGGATGTGGCCCCTTCCCGACCCTCAAGCTTCGTCCGGCGGCGCGACATGGCGCCGTGAAGCCCGCCGCCTGA
- a CDS encoding FecCD family ABC transporter permease: MSEAALSVPRARAMGHGMALLLLAGAALCGLLVALGIGAIRIPPDGVLRELLAPLGLATSAPGPEGAIIWTLRVPRTLLAMLAGGVLGLAGAIMQGLFRNPLADPGLLGVSAGGALGAVFMIVVGLTLLPVPLRPYATAGAAFLGALLVTLLVMRVAQHEGRVMIASMLLAGIIFNALAGAATSALIFAADDMQLRDILFWTMGSVAGATPAVLGATLLAALPLIIAAPFLVRGLNALILGEREAQTLGIPIERLKWGAVLLVALAVGAAVAASGMIGFVGIVAPHLARLMRGADHRWVLPASALIGAALLPLADAAARVLVAPAELPIGLLTALLGGPFFLALLLRQRFALDGR, translated from the coding sequence ATGAGCGAGGCCGCGCTCTCCGTGCCGCGCGCGCGGGCCATGGGCCATGGCATGGCGCTGCTGCTGCTGGCGGGTGCCGCGCTGTGCGGCCTGCTGGTGGCGCTGGGCATCGGCGCCATCCGCATCCCGCCCGATGGCGTGCTGCGCGAATTGCTGGCGCCGCTGGGCCTCGCCACCTCCGCGCCGGGGCCCGAGGGCGCCATCATCTGGACGCTGCGCGTGCCGCGCACCCTGCTGGCCATGCTGGCGGGCGGTGTGCTGGGGCTGGCGGGCGCCATCATGCAGGGGCTGTTCCGCAACCCGCTGGCCGACCCCGGGCTGCTCGGCGTCTCGGCCGGTGGGGCGCTGGGGGCGGTGTTCATGATCGTGGTGGGGCTCACGCTGCTGCCCGTGCCGCTGCGCCCCTATGCGACGGCGGGCGCGGCCTTCCTGGGCGCCCTGCTGGTCACGCTGCTGGTCATGCGGGTGGCGCAGCATGAGGGGCGGGTGATGATCGCCTCCATGCTGCTGGCCGGCATCATCTTCAACGCGCTGGCGGGGGCTGCCACCTCGGCGCTGATCTTCGCGGCCGATGACATGCAGCTGCGCGACATCCTGTTCTGGACCATGGGCTCGGTCGCGGGCGCCACGCCGGCCGTGCTGGGGGCCACGCTGCTGGCCGCGCTGCCGCTGATCATCGCCGCCCCCTTCCTGGTGCGCGGCCTGAACGCGCTCATTCTGGGCGAGCGCGAGGCGCAGACACTGGGCATCCCGATCGAGCGCCTCAAATGGGGCGCCGTGCTGCTGGTGGCGCTGGCCGTGGGCGCGGCGGTGGCGGCGAGCGGCATGATCGGCTTCGTGGGCATCGTGGCGCCGCATCTCGCGCGGCTGATGCGCGGGGCGGATCATCGCTGGGTGCTGCCGGCCTCGGCGCTGATCGGCGCCGCGCTGCTGCCGCTGGCCGATGCCGCGGCGCGCGTGCTGGTGGCGCCGGCCGAACTGCCCATCGGCCTGCTGACGGCCCTGCTGGGCGGCCCCTTCTTCCTGGCCCTGCTGCTGCGGCAGCGCTTCGCATTGGACGGGCGATGA